The Xyrauchen texanus isolate HMW12.3.18 chromosome 33, RBS_HiC_50CHRs, whole genome shotgun sequence region tctaatgaaattaattaattaaaactaaactcaaatgaaaataaaacataatattgtattattcttTCTTTAGCAGTCCACAAATAGAAGAATTTGTGTATTGGTGCCAAAATTTCGAAGCTCCAAATATCAtataggtcagcataaaagtaatccatgtgactgcagtggttaaatgaatgtcttcagaagcaatttgataggtgtaggtgagaaacagataaatatttaacaaaatactATACATTGTCAtctctgctcagtcaatctccacctTAACTTtggctttcacattcttcttcttgtgtttttgtgattcacattcttcatgcatctgccacctactgggcagggagaagaatttatagcaaaatgttgcttaaagggatagttcacccacaaatgacatttttctcattattcacttaaatTTATgcaatcctagatgtgtatgactgtcgtTCTTCAGTAGAAAACAAATGAGGAAATTTTAGAAGAAGATACAGCTCTTCTTCtttgataattaattttttttttgttattataatttttattgattccatccacaaaaaccaataaacacaacataaaatacggaATCAGTTATATAAGTTAAACCCTGAAGCTCcattccccagactctgaattaacaagtagtacactgatgcctcatgaccttttccaaaagcagtaatcaccacttctagaGTATCTGCCCTTTTAGGGGGGTATGCTACTcctaaaaatagtacagagcaggtggcgcagctgttaGTACCTGAAGAAATGAGATCTAGGAATCCTGAAATgttgaaaagccgttactgggcggTACGCAGTCAGAGCCAACGCTTCAGATTTAGCCCAATTAACTCAGGAATAAGGAattgataattctgtggaggcaaggcatagatctagtggggtcagagacgaataataaaatatcatccgcGTAAAGTAAatgcttatgcaccacacctcccaccatcacccctggaaaatcctcttCCTTTCTTATAGTGGCTgcttatatatctagccagagttttcctgctttgtcccccatctcaaagtatgactgtcttggtgaatgaggcatactgtatgatccgacccctaagaaccacctaaagtgcctcccaagccacacacgcagaagatactgaggaccagtttgtctccatataaacattgattttgacattgacagcctttaacatttgttggaattcaggattttgcaaaagagatacatttaagtgtactgtatgtggaaatatcttagtctcagatcacgccctggtggtAAGTTGTTTCCAATTTAGcaatcccaaaaaaaaaaaaaaaaagactcctcCTAATTTTAGAAAAGTGACCTTCCATCAATGTAAAGGTTTCTTGAAGGAGTatcactccacaaaacaaactccagccactaggcgaaaccaacacaaaaagaaacaaaaatggcacccagcttcctcagacagccagAGTAAGTACAGCGAGTCAATCCAGACACACGAagaacaccaaatggcttactcacttcaatgtttttatgaaggacagtgcttacttggggcataaaaatactttacagccatccttagtatttaCACTCAGTTCGGCcgtgaacatcagtgcaaaagagaTCTTCCGtttatgtaaaagtttcttgcattccatacatcgatcacgtttctctcttgtcgaatttgctaatctgggaacaagaaaatgttgtgattcttacaagaaagctttcctttgctcctcgcctcacgtaacacaagatctttatcggatgatctcaggaatttggccaggattgatcGGGGACTCCCTCACCGGATCTCAgagccaggactctgtgagcttACTCGATATCCAGCTTATGGcttgttatgtcgagcagactcgggaagagctcgtctacgaatttcaccatatctctgccatcctcatgctcaggaatttcaACAATGCGGATGATATTCTTACGGCTCCTATTCTCAAGATCTTTAAGTTTTTCAAGAATGTGTTCCAAATCAACAGCAAGATCTTCTAAAtcagcaacaactttcgtcagcatcacaaacatgctgggCCGGGTTCCCCAATAACGATGTATCTTATCTCTTAAGAGTGCTCTCTACGTGCAAGGTTACGAACGCTCGCCGCAATTCCACGCTGTTTCCCAAAAATGCACTTAACATGAACGCGCGAGAACGCACTATAAATGCTACTTAAGAGTTGCTGTCCATTTGAGAAGTGCTGAAATATAACCTTATATGGAATCGTATTCTGAACGTTTAACCTAATAAttgtcatctgttgtggattagcAATCATGACAAGTCTATATAAAGCACCTACCTAATACAGGCACTGTCAAAATGGCTgaacaaaaaaaatcaagaaaagatACCTTTCAAAAAGATGGAATTAATGTTCTTTTAGAGGAGATAGAGCAAAACAAAGATGTTATTTTTAACAGATTTAAAGGACACcatacaaataaagaaaaacaaaacatctggGAGGACATTGCTACCAAACTAACTGCAACCAGGGGTGTTCAAAGATCAGGGAAGGAGGTCCGCAAGAAGTGGCAGGATTTTGCAAGCCTGGCAAAAAGGAAGAGGGCACTGCAGAGGATTGCAATTAAAAAAACTGGTGGTGGGACCAATGAGTCCCCCCTTCTCACAGCAGAGGAAGAAAAGGCATTGTCAATACTTGGCACAAGTGCTTCAGATGGCATTAGTGGGGGTATTGACATCCATGGAGGAGTAGGGATAACTCAACCTGAGCCTGAGCCTGAGCCTGAGTCAGGTCCTTCATGCTCAGAGGAACCATCAGTTTCATCTGCCATCTCCCAACACCTACCATCTCCTAGTCCTCCAAACAACCCTCCCAGGCCTCAGCCTCCATCTTCAGTGTTCCAGACTGCAGCCACAACACCTCAGCAATTTGAGAATGTCTGTAGCTGTAGTCAGGACCTAGTGCAGCTGGAGAGGGAGAAGCTAGATGTCTTGAAAGACATTAGGCAGTGCCTTCAAGAAGCCAATGAGAGAGACAACAACTTTCAACAGCAGCTCATTGAGCTCAAGAAGGCCAAGCTGGCCTTAAAAGAGAGGAGGCTTGCACTAGAGGAGATGAGTTTTGCAAGGCCCTCAATTTCTGTGCCAATTATCTTGCCAGAAGACACAGGTAATGTGATTTATTGTTCAATGAGGATTCATGAAGTTTCAGTCATTTCTTgtgcaatgtgaaatgttttCTATATGTAGTTATGACTCATCCCACTGTACAATGTCTTTTGCAGGTCATGGGGAACTGAATAGCCCAAATTAATAAAActatacaatgttttttattaataaagctagATGCAATGTTTTTTATGTCCATGTGTTTGTTGAACCATGCACACATGGCCTAAGGCCATATGAAATACTATAATAATTGTTATGAGTTCTTCCAAGTGTTTCTGAAGTAAATGGCTAATGGTTGATGATTATTTTCAGACATAAGCATTTAAGTTTCAATATTATTGATATATAAAGTCTATATATTTAGCGTGACAAATAGCACAAATATACGTACAGTATTTACTACATCTAGCCAATACATTTCTACAGGTATAGACAAAAAAGACATGTTTTACCAGTACTGTTCtatgtatacatatttataagaAGCACAAATTTTCATCATTATGAACAGAGGATAGATTAAAGGAATATGTAATCTATACAATTTCTAAGCATGCCACACCTTCACTTTCTTCAGTGTAGGGGCTAATGTCATTACTGAAATTGATGATAGGCAGTGGGATATGTGAACATTATCACAGCCTGATAATCATCACATGGTTCCTTCAATTAAGCTAGGATTAGTATAGAGTTTACACCTCACTAGACTTTCAGAGGAAATCATGGCTGCACTACAACGTGTTCTTCAATTGAGGGTCAGAGAAAGACAAAGACAGAGACGACCACGAAGTAGATTGGTGACTTTAAATGCCTTCGTCAGACAGCATCAAATCCCCTTGGATATCCTTGATGACATGGCTATAATTAGGCGATACCGTCTGCCAAGAAGACAAATAGCCCAACTGCTAAATAGCATTGGACCTCAGCTGATGCGTGCCACCAGGAGAAATTTTGCCTTGTCCCCTGAAGTCCAACTCCTATCAGCCTTGAGATTCTCTGCAACAGGCAGTTTTCTCCAGGTACTTGGTGATGGGCTTGGACTAAGTAAGTCATCAGTTTCAAGAGCTGTTCAAGCGGTCACCAATGCATTACTTCCACttgctgcagaacacattaaaTTTCCAGCATCAAGACAGGACATCACAGAAATACAACAGTATTTTTTAACACATCATCACATCCCACAGGTCATTGGAGTGATCAATGGTACCTTGATCCCGATCCTTACACCATCTGTGGATGGCCATGTATATATATGCCGAAAAGGCTATGCAGCTATCAACTGCCAGGTGATCTGTGACCATAAGGGTTTGATCACAGACATTGTGGCAAGGTGGCCCGACTCCTTCATATTCACCAATTCATCTGTGGGTCAGGAGGCAGAAAACTCACAGGGACAGTGGAGGCTGCTTGGGGACAGTGGTTACCCACTGAGGCCATATCTCTTCACGTCTGTGGCTAATCCTATGAATAACAGGGAGACAAATTTCAACGAGTCACACCGTGTTGCACGTAGTATTGTGGAACGCACAATAGGGAGGTGGAAGATGCGCTTTCAGGCAATTCACCAGTCCAGCGGTGGTCTTTTGCTTGCTCCACAAAAGTGCTGTGCAGTAATAATAGTAACAGCTATGCTGCACAACATTGCAGTGCAGATGAGAGTGCTTTTACTAAACAGGGAGGAAGATGAAGAGgtggaggagatggaggaggtggaggacgAAGATGGCATGGGACCACATGACCAACCAAGAAATGCCCAATACATGGCTGGTTTTCATGCACGTCAGCAAGTCATTGACAGATTTTTTGAAATCATCCCTATTTTGGCCAGTCTTTGAAGCATATTTTCCACATTActtattttatgaatttttttgttAATTCATATCATTTAGATGTgtatttctattattttcttccctttttaattatttcatttataaattaatttaaacaaaacacgATTACAATAAAGTACAATCACAACCTTATATTATACTCACGTTGCAGTGTAATATGTTAAATCTAGATAAAAAGTGTAATCTGACGGTTGTCCTGCAGGAGACCTCATAAATCTGTCTTCTTACGATGCACTTGGGGATTaacgattactccagagcactcgtagTTCTACGAAGATTTTCAAGTGCTACTtaagttacgatgcttttgggaaacagacCATAATATTAAGATCAGACGTACGATCGTTTTTGCGAACttcttaggcttacgatgcttttgggaaacgcagcccaggaCAGTTGATGCTGGATTTCTCCCACTGCACTGTTCAAACCGAGTCCCCGGTCCGCAGGcccgtcagaggtttcagcttgagcgcataagtgtcttttaatatctccagagcctgagaattttgaatttttttacatattgacttcaaagagcaaatatgtagcagggtgtatcaaatctcaccacattataagacaaaaataattaaaaactagcaaaatgCGCAGAGCTCGTCGCCTACAGGTCcgctcctcgcatggcgtcacctGACtccaattaaaaatgtttaacttaaAACGAAACTTCCATCTGGGGCTCTGAGATGGTTTGAAATGGCTGAACTCTCGAATgacgttcgttcttctgttgtaaataactCGCATACATGCTTACATAACACTTCGtgtcagctgctggcaggaagcactttttgaaagttaataatattttaattattgatttattttttacacaaacgtatacatttcagaagacattaatcaatcgactggagtcgtgtggattacctttataccatctaaatatgacttttggtctgtcaaagtgctggcacctgtttacttccattataaggacctgacagagctctatcttcgtATAAGAAgttttctactgaagaaagacagtcatacacatctggcatcagggtaagtgaacaTTCacccatttttgggtggactattcctttaaatattggactttttctcacccacacctatcatatcacttctgaagatatggatttaagcactggagtcttatggattacttttatgctgccttgaagtgctttttggagtatcaacattttggcacccattcacttgcattgtatggacctacagacctgaaatatttttctaaaaatcttaatttgtattcagcagaggaaaaaaagtcatacacatctgggatgtcatgagggtgagtaaataatgagagaatttttgggtgaactaatcctttaagaacTTTTATACAGAacttcacagcacaatccaaaatacgtcattggatttatttttgtaaatcaaGTGCTGCAAAAGAGAGCCTCAATGATGTTAGATAATATTGCTTGAAAATAAGATAATTGACCCTTTGGTAAGCCCTGCCATAAAAttgcttctgaccaatcctgttttaGCAACTGTTGCCTTGCCGCCATTACCCTGACAAGTGTTTGCCTTTTTACACTGGGAgcctatgggagtaatgtgtgtttgagaacTTTTAAACAGgattttatataaacaatcaaaaaaagtacaaaagtacaaaaacattGTTGCCCAGAGaggatttcttgtaaaaaaaacaaaaaaaaaacatctttaaataaatctggagaaCAGCATGGTGTGGATTAAGCTGTGTCAGCCCTCATTTccaaatgaacatataacatctGCAACGACATCTACATATGCTCCAagttaaattaaagctaataactgaatgttaatttatttatggATTGACTCAAGTCATAGTAAAAGTGGTAGTAAATAAAGAGTGCACAGCAtcaaaaacaattttgttttactaAAAAACTTCAGATAATATGCGtcacaatgtcactcttcatttcAGCCAACgtaaaaatattatccattctgtttatgagaatatttagccaaaaactGCATAGTGtacggcaatctcccattcattccaatggggagttctgcagagattGTTGAAGCGAGCAACCGTAAACAAGGGGggtggagcttagcgaagggtcaattattattgatttattattattattaatagtagtagtattatattaatattacaaaACTACAGCAGTGATATATTTCTATTatgcttttttccatttaaaatgcttCTACTTTTATTTTGgtagaagcttttattttggagtaaagCCCTTtcagtttctgtgtgttttttagACAACAGCTTCTCACTTCTGGAAAAGCAGGTCGCTACGTGACCCAGGGCTGCGTCCGAAACCACGTGTATGAAGGTACCTCTGAAAACTGGTTTCAGACAAGCTTCCTAGGCAGCACCACGTCACATCATAGCTAGGATACCAGCATTCATTCAGTCCAACCAAACCAAAAg contains the following coding sequences:
- the LOC127626676 gene encoding myb-related transcription factor, partner of profilin-like, whose translation is MTSANGEDFMSVYNSFNSWEKAEHGEFQTQNEEIEQNKDVIFNRFKGHHTNKEKQNIWEDIATKLTATRGVQRSGKEVRKKWQDFASLAKRKRALQRIAIKKTGGGTNESPLLTAEEEKALSILGTSASDGISGGIDIHGGVGITQPEPEPEPESGPSCSEEPSVSSAISQHLPSPSPPNNPPRPQPPSSVFQTAATTPQQFENVCSCSQDLVQLEREKLDVLKDIRQCLQEANERDNNFQQQLIELKKAKLALKERRLALEEMSFARPSISVPIILPEDTGHGELNSPN
- the LOC127626677 gene encoding putative nuclease HARBI1, which translates into the protein MAALQRVLQLRVRERQRQRRPRSRLVTLNAFVRQHQIPLDILDDMAIIRRYRLPRRQIAQLLNSIGPQLMRATRRNFALSPEVQLLSALRFSATGSFLQVLGDGLGLSKSSVSRAVQAVTNALLPLAAEHIKFPASRQDITEIQQYFLTHHHIPQVIGVINGTLIPILTPSVDGHVYICRKGYAAINCQVICDHKGLITDIVARWPDSFIFTNSSVGQEAENSQGQWRLLGDSGYPLRPYLFTSVANPMNNRETNFNESHRVARSIVERTIGRWKMRFQAIHQSSGGLLLAPQKCCAVIIVTAMLHNIAVQMRVLLLNREEDEEVEEMEEVEDEDGMGPHDQPRNAQYMAGFHARQQVIDRFFEIIPILASL